TCAAATCCCAGACTGGCCGCCGTTTCCCCCTCAGCTactctctcacttcctgttacAGCTTTCGCGCGCCGAATTTCCTACGTATAAGCGCGCACACATTGCCAAAGCGCGCGCACCGCCTCTCTGGTCTCCTCGCCTGTATCACAGCTCAATCCTGGttttatcataaatatatatactgcaaAAATGGTAGTTGTTGATATATTCAAAGATATAAAACCCTATGAGCCTTTATAAACCCTTTTCCCCCACCGTCTGCACCTGTATTCActaaaaatgcaacatttaaagcTCTGTATAGTTTGAATAATTAAGGCCCTGAATTAGATTTTGTCATTTCAGCTTATAATGTGCTGTTATGGTGCATATGGTAGGTCtactgttttaataataaaaaaaagcctttcactTCAAGAATAATACAATAggttaaaataagtttaaacaattatgtttaattgaaaacgcatttttttaaattaataattacacTGAATACAAAGACATGTAAAGTACCTAGAGGGCCGATATTTACACACTGAAGAAGATGGACATTCTCTGGTCTCTTCGCTTGTATCACAGATCACACttaaaaaaatcctgtttttatCATAAATATCTACTAGTCGTTAAATATCTACTAGTCATTAATATATTCAAAGATATAAAACCCTATGAGGCCTTATAAACCCTTTTCCCCACCGTCTGCACCTGTATTCActaaaaatgcaacatttaaagcTCTGTATAGTTTGAATAATTAAGGCCCTGAATTAGATTTTGTAACCTCCTCTGTCATTTCAGCTTATAATGTGCTGTTATGGTGCATATGTTAGGTCtactgttttaataataataaaaagcctTTCACTTCTTTAATTACACTGAATACAAAGACATGTAAAGTACCTAGAGGGCCGATATTTACACACTGAAGAAgatggacatttaaaaaaaagacgacTTCCCCTTTAAATGAGTTCAGAGGTCTCCGCTCCACGTGGTTAAATCAACATGGCAGCGCCCAGTACATTTTTGTAAGAGTGGAATAGAAAGTTGATTATAGGAAGGTAGGAACATGAGACACATTGTGTTGACTGTGAGTGATTGTGACAGTTAATGATATTTAGCAGGACTCGAAACAGAAAGCTGTTAGTTATTGAAATAGATAATGGCGAATCGTTTTCTTTTAAACAGGAAAGAACGTGTTTCCAGTGTATGTTAATTGCCATATCAGCCTTTAGCCCACAGCAGATACCTCTTTGTGCAGGGCAAGTGATGAAAGGCTTTTAGCATGACATACAGCCCATCTAAAGAACCATAAAAGCAGTtaatgcatttacataaaagcaATATTAAGTTGTTAAGGTTTCTTTGCCATTATCaccgttacattacattacattactgtcatttagcagacgcttttatccaaagcgacttacaataagtgtattcaacataggtattcaagagaactactagtcaccagaagtcataagtgcatctcctttcttaaatagcatctaaaagcataaacctaGACGTTACACCTAGATGGTAAAGTTAATTGTGACCATAATAACTATTTATAATGTCTCCTATACCAAGCTTGATATTTGAACACAATCTGTCCAGCTATcgtttgattaaaataaaataaaatgttcaaaggacaaatcaaaatgaaagtcTGGTAAcgttttttattgttattttcacaGCATCAACATTGAGATGGCAGATGTTAGCAGCAGCCCAGTGGCTGATACTCCACCCTCAAACCAGGAGAAGCCTGAAGACCTCCCTCAGGCCTCCAACAACGACGATGCGAAGTCTGACGACAAAGCTGAAGGGGCGAGCGAGACGGCCTCTGACCCCGGCATGTACCGCTACATCAAAGAGGACCTCTTCACATCTGAGATCTACAAAGTGGAGATCAAGAATCTACCCAAGTTCACAGGTTTTAACGACCTGAAGAAGTTCCTGGCCAAACACGGCCTCAACCCGCACAAAATCAAGCTGTTCGGCAAGCAGACGTTCGCTTTCGTCACCTTCAAGAACGAAGAGGAGCGGGACAAGGCCATGAAGATGGTTCATGGCATGCAGTGGAAGGGCCAGGTGCTGAGCGTCAGGCTGGCCAAACCCAAAGCAGACCCCAtcctgaggaagaggaagcaggaggaaggagaggtggCAGGAGGGCAGCCTCCATCCAAGCGAACGGAGGgggacgaggaagaggagccGCTCAGCGTCCAGATAGCCAACGTGGTGACTCCTCTGTGGAATGTTCCTTATGAGGAGCAGCTGAAGAGGAAGGAGCAGGAGGTGGTGGGGGTTCTGCAGAGGCTGGCCAAGTGAGTGGGGTCACTTATGTAGAGTCTGATTCATCCATCCATATATACATGTGGTACCATGTGTGTCCAAAGCAGATCTGCTGTAGGTGTTGCACAGTATCAACACTAGTATTTGaccaaatgtctttttaaagggCCACACCATATTTGTGGAAGCTCCTAAAGCTCTAGTACCATCTTTTATTCTTCTCATTGTatgaaacactttaaaaaattaGTGTTtagaaaatcacattaaaccCCCTCCACGCAAATGGTTATTGTTTAAGGCCTTGttgcatattttactgaatgaCTGCAAAAATGTTCTGTGTTTGGGCATTTTGCAAATCCAAAATACGCATCAATGCTAcgctgtttctttttctcagagAGATCGGCAGCACCAACAAAGCCATGTTGCCGTGGCTGTTTGCGCAGAAAGGGAAGTACAACAGAATGTGTTGTTCTCTGGAAGCCATCCGACCATCTCCTACACAGGTATATATCCACATGTTGGGTCCAACTCATTTCACAATTGACCTGACAAACACATACGTCACACTTTCACAAGTACATACAACTGTATAAGAGATAAGTGTGTTAAAGCAGACGGGATCCAGTAGGCCGTagtataactttatttttaagtagCACAATAACCAATTTCTTTGCTGTCAGTCGCCTTGTACAACacttttgtttatattttacacttAAGGTATCAATTAAGAAAGTAAACTCCATTGTTTCACACCTTGTAATGCCGTAGTGTCTAATATCTCCTTAATCCTGTTCTTATTTCTCTACCTGTACCATGGCAGACGGAGTACAGAAACAAGTGTGAGTTCCTCATTTCAATGGGTGCCGATGGTGAGGATAAGACCATTGGTTTCCGCCTGGGAAAATATAAAGGCGGCTCCTGTGCGGTGGTGGGGCCCGCTGAGACAAGCCACGTCTCAGCCGAGGCCAAGAGAGTGGTCAGCGAGTTTCAGAAGTTCATCAGGTACCATTACATGGTCGAGATCGTCCACAACAAGGAAAACCAAACGACTTTCACatgcaatatttattattcGTCTATTTCATAGACATGCAACATAAAGAATCAAGTAGTCACACCACAACGGACACGTTTCCACCATTGCATTTAATCCTCGCTATTATTTTGCATACAGGACAACATCATACTCTGTGTACAGTCCTGAAACATATGAAGGACACTGGAAGCAGCTGACTGTAAGGACTACGAGGACCAAGCAAGCCATGGCTGTAGCGTTCTTCCACCCGCAGGTGAGAAGGACAATCTTCTCTTTATGAACAGCGTGTGATCCTGTTTCTGTTAACAGAGTCACACAGTTAGATTTCTTCTTTTGATGTCTCTTACTTGTTTTAATGACTCCCTAGAAACTTGAAGAACAGGAAGTCAGTGCGTTAAAGAGCTCCATGAAGGAGTACTTTACAGAAGGAGAGGGGAAAGACAGCGGAGTGACCTCTCTTTACTTTGTCAGAGAGGGTCAAAGGTAAGCAAATATCCTGATGCTC
This sequence is a window from Anoplopoma fimbria isolate UVic2021 breed Golden Eagle Sablefish chromosome 13, Afim_UVic_2022, whole genome shotgun sequence. Protein-coding genes within it:
- the trmt2a gene encoding tRNA (uracil-5-)-methyltransferase homolog A — encoded protein: MADVSSSPVADTPPSNQEKPEDLPQASNNDDAKSDDKAEGASETASDPGMYRYIKEDLFTSEIYKVEIKNLPKFTGFNDLKKFLAKHGLNPHKIKLFGKQTFAFVTFKNEEERDKAMKMVHGMQWKGQVLSVRLAKPKADPILRKRKQEEGEVAGGQPPSKRTEGDEEEEPLSVQIANVVTPLWNVPYEEQLKRKEQEVVGVLQRLAKEIGSTNKAMLPWLFAQKGKYNRMCCSLEAIRPSPTQTEYRNKCEFLISMGADGEDKTIGFRLGKYKGGSCAVVGPAETSHVSAEAKRVVSEFQKFIRTTSYSVYSPETYEGHWKQLTVRTTRTKQAMAVAFFHPQKLEEQEVSALKSSMKEYFTEGEGKDSGVTSLYFVREGQRTSPNLEDLPCELVAGEGSIHEELLGLKFRISPHSFFQVNTGAAEVLYSAVGEWAQLDQDSTVLDVCCGTGTIGISLAKRVKKVIGIELCQEAVEDAKVNAKVNGLSNIEFHCGKAEDVFPNILNALVSPNVTAIVDPPRAGLHSKVILAIRRAEHLKRLVYVACNAKAAMNNFIDLCRAPSNRVHGAPFRPVRAMAVDLFPQTMHVEMLLLLERVDYDSQQQTSKQ